The following are from one region of the Gloeocapsa sp. DLM2.Bin57 genome:
- a CDS encoding heme oxygenase (biliverdin-producing), translating to MSTNLATLLREGTKKSHTMAENVGFVKCFLKGVVEKTSYRKLVSNLYFVYQAMEEEMAKLKDHPIVGQIYFSELNREKSLEKDLYYYYGPNWRQEIKLSPAGEAYVERIHTIASQQPELLVAHSYTRYLGDLSGGQILKKIAQQAMNLEEGSGTAFYEFENISDEKAFKTQYRQALNELDVDQATADQIVVEANEAFKMNMKMFQELEGNLIKAIGIMLFNTLTRRRSRGSTDSDLATVSE from the coding sequence ATGAGTACAAATTTAGCAACTTTATTACGCGAAGGAACAAAAAAATCTCACACCATGGCGGAAAATGTTGGTTTCGTCAAGTGTTTTTTAAAAGGCGTTGTCGAAAAAACCTCCTACCGTAAACTAGTCAGTAACCTCTACTTCGTCTATCAAGCTATGGAAGAGGAGATGGCTAAACTCAAAGACCATCCCATAGTTGGTCAAATCTATTTTTCTGAGTTAAACAGAGAAAAAAGCCTAGAAAAAGACTTATATTATTACTATGGTCCTAATTGGCGTCAAGAAATTAAACTCTCTCCCGCAGGAGAAGCTTATGTAGAACGCATCCATACTATAGCTAGCCAACAACCTGAATTATTGGTGGCACATTCCTATACTCGCTACCTCGGGGATTTATCTGGTGGACAAATTCTCAAAAAAATCGCCCAACAAGCGATGAATTTAGAAGAGGGATCAGGTACTGCTTTCTACGAATTTGAGAATATCTCTGATGAAAAAGCCTTTAAAACTCAATATCGTCAAGCACTCAATGAGTTAGATGTAGATCAAGCAACCGCAGATCAAATCGTTGTGGAAGCTAACGAAGCGTTTAAAATGAACATGAAAATGTTCCAAGAATTAGAAGGTAATTTAATTAAAGCTATTGGGATCATGCTCTTTAATACCTTGACCAGACGTCGTAGTCGTGGTAGCACTGATAGTGATTTAGCAACTGTTTCCGAATAA
- the crtD gene encoding C-3',4' desaturase CrtD, with the protein MKQDKVIVIGAGIGGLTAGALLARHGYDVSIYEQAYVPGGCASTFKRKGFTFDVGATQVAGLEPGGIHDRLFKELGVESPRGKICNPACAVFLPDETEPINVWRDQEKWQMERNRQFPGSERFWQLLNRLFEISWRFQEREPVLPPRNPWDLTELIKAVRLDTLITVPFALMTVGDILRLYGLDGNRRLSTFLDLQLKLYSQVDANATALLYAATALSVSQAPQGLFHLYGSMQVLSDRLVEALTKHGGKLYYGHRVEQIHREGNQVKAVTIGNLKTQQIWQEEASHIVGNLTVQNLVKLVNLPNYAKRVAKLPPSSGAFVVYLGVEPEAIPSNCPPHLQFLYDYTGPIGENNSLFVSVSQPGDGRAPAGKATIIASSFTEVSRWWQGSEEEYQQLKQQYTEEAIARLSNYFTLSPATIIHQESATPRTFARYTAREQGIVGGIGQRLSTFGPFGFATRTPLSNLWLVGDSVHPGEGTAGVSYSAATVVKQILSS; encoded by the coding sequence GTGAAACAAGACAAAGTCATCGTTATTGGAGCAGGGATAGGAGGTTTAACCGCGGGTGCGTTGCTAGCGCGTCATGGTTATGATGTCAGTATTTATGAACAAGCTTATGTACCAGGGGGCTGCGCGTCAACCTTTAAGCGCAAAGGTTTTACCTTTGACGTGGGGGCTACTCAAGTAGCAGGCTTAGAGCCAGGAGGAATACACGATCGCCTGTTTAAAGAATTAGGAGTAGAATCTCCTCGGGGTAAAATTTGTAACCCTGCTTGTGCGGTATTTCTCCCTGATGAAACCGAACCAATTAACGTGTGGAGGGATCAGGAAAAATGGCAAATGGAGAGAAATAGACAGTTTCCGGGAAGTGAGAGATTTTGGCAACTCTTAAACCGTTTATTTGAGATTAGTTGGCGTTTTCAAGAAAGAGAACCAGTTTTACCTCCACGCAATCCCTGGGATTTAACCGAATTAATCAAAGCTGTGCGTCTTGATACTTTGATTACTGTACCATTTGCTTTAATGACAGTGGGGGATATTTTACGTCTTTATGGCTTAGATGGCAATCGTCGTCTAAGCACTTTTCTTGATTTACAATTAAAACTCTACTCACAAGTTGACGCCAATGCAACCGCCTTACTCTACGCAGCCACAGCTTTAAGCGTTTCCCAAGCACCCCAGGGATTATTTCACCTTTACGGAAGTATGCAAGTCTTGAGCGATCGCCTGGTGGAAGCCTTAACCAAACACGGTGGTAAACTTTACTATGGTCACCGAGTGGAACAAATACACAGAGAAGGTAACCAGGTTAAAGCAGTAACCATAGGTAACCTTAAAACCCAACAAATCTGGCAAGAAGAAGCCTCTCATATAGTAGGTAACCTGACAGTACAAAACCTAGTCAAACTAGTTAACCTACCCAACTACGCTAAACGTGTAGCCAAACTTCCCCCCTCTTCAGGAGCATTTGTAGTTTATCTAGGAGTCGAACCAGAAGCTATACCCAGTAATTGTCCTCCTCACCTCCAATTTCTCTATGATTATACAGGACCAATAGGAGAAAACAACTCTCTGTTCGTTTCTGTCAGTCAACCAGGAGATGGACGCGCACCAGCAGGAAAAGCGACTATTATCGCCTCCTCCTTTACCGAAGTTTCCCGTTGGTGGCAAGGTAGTGAAGAAGAATATCAACAACTTAAACAACAATATACCGAAGAAGCGATCGCTCGTTTAAGTAATTACTTTACACTCTCACCAGCAACAATTATTCATCAAGAATCAGCCACACCCCGTACCTTTGCCAGATATACTGCTAGAGAACAGGGAATAGTAGGAGGAATCGGTCAAAGACTTAGTACTTTTGGTCCATTTGGTTTCGCTACCCGTACTCCTTTAAGTAATCTCTGGCTAGTTGGTGATTCAGTTCACCCAGGAGAAGGTACAGCAGGAGTTAGCTACTCTGCAGCTACTGTAGTTAAACAAATTCTCTCTAGTTAA
- a CDS encoding ATP-dependent zinc protease — MIKKTLTTIGWREIIALPELNIPSIKAKIDTGARTSALHAFHIQEFYLDDKPMVSFQVHPHQKDTHHTVTAIAELLGYKEVRNSGGHLQNRPVIKTKVEVNGSSWKIEVTLTNRDLMGFRMLLGRQALRGHFIVDPGRSFLLS, encoded by the coding sequence ATGATTAAAAAAACTCTAACTACCATTGGTTGGCGAGAAATTATCGCCTTACCAGAGTTAAATATTCCTTCCATTAAAGCTAAAATCGATACAGGTGCTCGAACATCAGCACTTCATGCTTTCCATATCCAGGAATTTTACCTTGATGACAAACCAATGGTCAGTTTTCAGGTTCACCCCCATCAGAAAGACACTCACCACACCGTTACTGCAATCGCTGAATTATTAGGCTATAAAGAAGTGAGAAATTCTGGGGGTCACCTGCAAAATCGACCAGTGATTAAAACCAAAGTAGAAGTCAATGGTAGTAGTTGGAAGATTGAGGTAACCCTAACCAATCGTGATTTAATGGGATTTCGGATGCTTCTAGGTCGTCAAGCATTACGAGGACATTTTATCGTAGATCCAGGGCGATCGTTTCTGCTGAGTTAA
- a CDS encoding 30S ribosomal protein S6--L-glutamate ligase: MKIAILSQDSSLYSTRRLKEAGEAEGHEIQIINYLRCYMNITAHKPTIMYKGKPLENFDAVIPRIGASRTFYGTAVVRQFEVMGVFSANDSQAISRSRDKLRCLQLLARKGIGLPVTGCAHATEDIDGLIESVGGAPVVIKLLEGTQGIGVVLAETHQAAKSVIEAFRGLDANILVQEYIKEAQGADIRCFVIGDKVVASMKRQGLEGEFRSNLHRGGKAEKIKLTPEERSTAVRAVKAMGLGVAGVDLLRSNHGALVLEVNSSPGLEGIEAATDINVAGKIIDFVTKSAMQVKNRADSQY, encoded by the coding sequence ATGAAAATCGCTATTTTGTCACAAGATTCTAGTTTATATTCCACAAGACGTCTGAAAGAAGCAGGAGAAGCTGAAGGTCACGAAATACAGATAATTAATTATTTACGTTGCTATATGAATATAACGGCTCATAAACCAACGATTATGTATAAAGGGAAACCTTTAGAGAACTTTGACGCGGTTATACCTCGGATTGGTGCTTCTCGCACCTTTTATGGAACAGCAGTAGTCAGACAATTTGAGGTAATGGGGGTGTTTAGTGCTAACGATTCTCAAGCGATATCTCGCTCTCGCGATAAACTACGCTGTTTACAATTACTAGCCCGCAAAGGCATAGGGTTACCCGTAACAGGATGTGCACACGCTACAGAAGATATCGATGGTTTAATTGAAAGCGTTGGGGGAGCACCTGTAGTAATTAAACTTTTAGAAGGTACTCAGGGTATTGGAGTAGTGTTAGCAGAAACTCATCAAGCAGCTAAATCAGTCATCGAAGCCTTTCGGGGTTTAGACGCTAATATCTTGGTGCAAGAATATATCAAAGAAGCCCAGGGGGCTGATATTCGTTGTTTTGTGATCGGTGATAAAGTGGTAGCTTCTATGAAACGCCAGGGTTTAGAGGGAGAATTTCGCTCTAATCTCCACCGAGGGGGTAAAGCTGAAAAAATTAAACTGACACCAGAAGAAAGGAGTACAGCGGTACGCGCGGTTAAAGCTATGGGTTTAGGGGTAGCAGGAGTAGATTTACTACGATCCAATCACGGTGCGTTGGTGTTAGAAGTCAATTCTTCTCCAGGTTTAGAAGGAATCGAAGCAGCAACAGATATTAATGTAGCAGGGAAGATCATTGATTTTGTCACTAAAAGTGCTATGCAGGTAAAAAACCGCGCCGATTCACAATATTAA
- a CDS encoding DUF3598 family protein, protein MAKSQWECLLENLGEWYGSFTRLSPTGEIKEDTPTIVSLEGRDDNQTIHQVVRYLPPNQPPQETVLTYSSLSRNILFRENGAFSQGSLFWSPWSQCGAELGLINGDRRLRLVILFNQGSQPTSLTLIREKLPHSNQPENPPLTIEQLLGTWQGTATTISTDFSQSPIQTTQLVITRENNQLSQKLSFAQRTITSVAQIKNCIIEFETSKPPVRVLLLPDGASAAFPLAIEPGVPFFLEIGWLIKPTIRQRLIRNYNSKGEWTGLTFVQENLTD, encoded by the coding sequence ATGGCTAAATCTCAATGGGAATGTTTATTAGAAAATTTGGGCGAATGGTATGGTTCATTTACTCGCTTATCCCCTACAGGAGAAATAAAAGAAGATACCCCTACCATCGTATCTCTAGAGGGACGGGATGACAATCAAACTATCCACCAAGTGGTTCGCTATCTCCCCCCTAATCAACCACCACAGGAAACTGTACTTACCTATAGCTCCTTAAGTCGTAATATTTTATTCAGGGAAAATGGGGCTTTTTCTCAAGGTTCATTATTTTGGTCACCCTGGAGTCAATGTGGAGCAGAATTGGGCTTAATTAATGGCGATCGCCGTTTGCGGCTTGTTATCTTATTTAATCAAGGTTCTCAACCTACTTCTCTAACTCTAATTCGGGAAAAACTACCTCATAGTAATCAACCAGAAAACCCCCCTTTAACCATAGAACAACTCTTAGGGACTTGGCAAGGTACAGCAACTACTATCTCTACTGATTTTAGTCAATCTCCCATTCAGACAACCCAACTAGTCATAACTAGAGAAAATAACCAATTAAGCCAAAAACTCAGTTTTGCCCAAAGAACCATTACTTCAGTAGCGCAGATTAAAAATTGTATAATAGAGTTTGAAACTAGTAAACCACCCGTACGAGTATTACTCTTACCCGATGGTGCTTCCGCTGCTTTTCCTTTGGCGATTGAACCTGGAGTACCCTTTTTTCTAGAAATAGGTTGGTTAATCAAACCCACAATTAGACAGCGATTAATCCGCAACTATAACTCAAAAGGAGAATGGACTGGTTTAACTTTCGTCCAAGAAAATCTGACTGACTAA